The proteins below are encoded in one region of Triticum aestivum cultivar Chinese Spring chromosome 1B, IWGSC CS RefSeq v2.1, whole genome shotgun sequence:
- the LOC123096545 gene encoding putative leucine-rich repeat receptor-like protein kinase At2g19210, whose amino-acid sequence MAATPWLLLLCLSLGAGGVLQARAQPDSKGFISIDCGLQGETGYTDNTTKLSIAPDNGGFTDDAGTCHNISAEYVTPLMGKSWYNLRSFAAGTRNCYTLRSIVPGLKYLVRARFMYGNYDGLHRLPMFDLHIGVNFWRTVNISSPFAAKFVEVIVVVPDDYVQVCLINTGAGTPFISGLDLRPLKKTMYPQVTAAQGLVLLTRFNFGGDENTGIRYPDDPHDRMWFPWVNSSSWTEISTTRRVKYEADSPFEAPMAVMQTAIRPRNASHNIEFDWEPQPQPNDPSPGYIIIMHFSELQLLPSNAVREFYINLNGKLLNRDVMRPPYLYGQASYNTFAIRKSYYIVSLNATTNSTLPPIINALELFSVIPTTNLSTNSQDVSAIMAIKAKYQVRKNWMGDPCGPGTVMVWDSLTCSYAIARPPGIIRVDLSSRGLNGDISSSFANLKALQYLNLSNNNLVGSIPNVLSQLTSLTVLDLSRNQLNGSIPSGLLVRVQDGSLDLRYGNNPDLCTNGNSCQLPTKEKSKLAIYIAIPAVLIVVMVVAVLFCFIRRKCQGEASTRAQQLYASGDDLYADGSLRLESRQFTYEELKMITKNFERVLGRGGFGYVYDGFLEDGTQVAVKLRSHSSDQGDKEFLAEARILTRIHHKNLVTMIGYCKDGEYLALVYEYMSEGTLHDHIEGM is encoded by the exons ATGGCGGCCACGCCGTGGCTGCTGCTTCTTTGCCTCAGCCTCGGCGCCGGAGGCGTACTGCAAGCTCGTGCCCAGCCTGACAGTAAAG GATTCATAAGCATAGACTGCGGTCTGCAGGGGGAGACGGGCTACACGGATAACACCACCAAACTCTCCATCGCCCCGGACAACGGCGGCTTCACGGACGACGCCGGAACCTGCCACAACATCTCGGCCGAGTATGTAACTCCGTTGATGGGCAAGAGCTGGTACAACTTGCGCAGCTTCGCAGCTGGCACGCGGAACTGCTACACGCTCCGGTCCATCGTACCCGGGCTCAAGTACCTCGTCCGGGCCAGGTTCATGTACGGCAACTACGATGGCCTCCATCGGCTGCCCATGTTTGACCTTCACATCGGCGTCAACTTTTGGCGCACTGTGAACATCTCCAGCCCATTCGCGGCGAAGTTCGTGGAGGTCATTGTCGTGGTGCCGGATGACTACGTGCAGGTCTGCCTGATCAACACCGGTGCCGGGACGCCCTTCATCTCCGGgctggacctcaggccgctcaaAAAGACAATGTACCCACAGGTGACCGCGGCGCAAGGGCTCGTGCTGTTGACCAGGTTCAACTTTGGCGGCGACGAAAACACCGGTATCAG GTATCCTGATGATCCACACGATAGAATGTGGTTCCCTTGGGTTAACTCTTCATCGTGGACCGAGATATCAACGACGAGGAGGGTCAAGTACGAAGCCGACAGCCCCTTCGAGGCGCCGATGGCCGTGATGCAGACGGCCATTAGGCCGCGGAACGCCTCACACAACATAGAATTCGACTGGGAGCCCCAGCCCCAACCCAACGACCCATCCCCAGGGTACATCATCATCATGCACTTCTCGGAGTTGCAGCTCCTCCCAAGCAACGCTGTGCGCGAATTCTACATCAACCTCAATGGCAAGTTGTTGAACCGAGATGTCATGAGGCCACCATACCTGTACGGACAGGCCAGCTACAATACCTTCGCCATCCGGAAGAGCTACTACATCGTCTCCCTCAACGCCACCACCAACTCGACGCTGCCGCCAATTATCAATGCTCTCGAGTTGTTCTCAGTCATACCCACCACCAACCTCAGCACAAACTCCCAGGACG TGTCTGCCATCATGGCGATCAAGGCGAAGTATCAGGTGCGTAAAAACTGGATGGGCGACCCGTGCGGTCCAGGGACTGTCATGGTGTGGGACAGCTTGACATGCAGCTACGCCATTGCAAGGCCCCCAGGGATCATAAGAGT AGACCTGTCCTCCAGAGGTCTGAATGGTGATATATCATCATCTTTTGCCAACCTCAAAGCCCTCCAATACTT GAATCTATCAAACAATAACTTGGTAGGCTCAATTCCAAATGTTCTTTCGCAATTAACTTCACTGACAGTTTT AGATTTGTCACGCAACCAGCTGAATGGATCAATCCCCTCTGGACTCCTCGTAAGGGTCCAAGATGGCTCACTCGATCTAAG ATATGGCAACAATCCAGACCTTTGCACCAATGGGAATTCATGTCAGCTGCCAACTAAAGAGAAGAGCAAGTTAGCAATTTACATTGCCATCCCTGCAGTTCTGATAGTGGTCATGGTGGTGGCAGTACTCTTTTGCTTTATAAGACGAAAATGCCAAGGTGAGGCATCGACAAGAGCACAACAACT CTACGCGTCGGGAGATGATTTGTATGCGGACGGTTCGCTGCGACTTGAGAGCCGCCAATTCACTTACGAGGAGCTCAAGATGATAACAAAAAACTTTGAGCGAGTACTCGGACGGGGAGGGTTTGGGTACGTCTATGACGGTTTTCTGGAGGACGGCACTCAGGTCGCGGTGAAGCTGCGATCTCATTCCTCTGATCAAGGTGACAAGGAGTTTCTCGCAGAG GCTCGCATTTTGACACGGATTCATCACAAAAATCTTGTCACCATGATTGGTTACTGCAAGGATGGGGAGTATTTGGCACTTGTCTATGAGTACATGTCAGAAGGAACCTTGCATGACCATATTGAAGGTATGTAA
- the LOC123080223 gene encoding LRR receptor-like serine/threonine-protein kinase IOS1: MEARIADFGLSKAFEGDNNHVSTTTLVGTPGYVDPEYQATMQATAKSDVYSFGVVLLEVVTGKPAILREVVSISIIQWAWQRMAQGNIESVVDASMCGIYDVNSVWKVVEIALKCTEYASTHRPTMTNVVVQLQECIELEEGSTVEDTNDGTYTSGGSDNPNLSYDPYFDDRSIDMDKNNIAFQPEHNVKKVLAMSTGPVAR; encoded by the coding sequence ATGGAGGCTAGGATTGCTGATTTTGGCTTGTCCAAGGCCTTCGAAGGCGACAATAACCATGTGTCAACTACCACACTTGTTGGCACACCCGGGTATGTCGATCCTGAGTACCAGGCGACGATGCAGGCAACGGCCAAGAGTGATGTCTACAGCTTTGGTGTCGTTCTTTTGGAGGTAGTTACAGGGAAGCCAGCCATACTACGGGAAGTTGTGTCCATCAGCATCATCCAGTGGGCATGGCAACGAATGGCGCAAGGCAACATTGAAAGTGTGGTTGATGCAAGTATGTGTGGAATTTATGATGTCAACAGCGTTTGGAAGGTGGTGGAAATTGCCCTAAAGTGCACTGAGTATGCATCGACACATCGACCCACCATGACCAATGTGGTGGTGCAGCTGCAAGAGTGCATCGAGCTTGAGGAGGGCAGCACCGTTGAGGACACAAATGACGGCACGTACACTAGCGGTGGCAGTGACAACCCGAACTTGAGTTATGATCCTTACTTCGATGATCGGTCTATTGATATGGACAAGAACAACATTGCATTTCAACCGGAACATAATGTTAAGAAGGTGCTTGCAATGTCCACAGGTCCGGTTGCACGTTGA